In Balearica regulorum gibbericeps isolate bBalReg1 chromosome 27, bBalReg1.pri, whole genome shotgun sequence, the genomic stretch CCCCATTGCAGAGGACCCAAATAGCAGGATCCTTACCGTGGAACCACACAGCAGCAAGTTCTCATCAGACTCAAGCGAAGCTAATTGCTAATcgctgaaaacagaaaaaattgagTTCAATGCCTTTGTTTCAGTCCCTTGCAGGCTGCAGGGCGTATGTGAGATCTCAGAGACCGCCCGGGGGAGGAGCAGGGTCACGTTGTCTCCAGATGGCCAGAAAAGTAGCCCCGTGCCCAGGGATTGTGGAGCAGATAAGGAAGAGATCAAACAAGGCTCGTTAGCTGGCCCGTGTGCTCTAAAGAGTACAAGCCATAGTTGGCTACAccatcagaaaagcaaattccCACCATGTTTTCATGATGGGACGGATCAGACCACATTTCTGCCACCAGCGCTGATCAAAAGAGGCAATTTATCAGAAGGAATGCCACGAAGCAGCCAGATCTCTGGCCCACACTGCACATCATAGCAAGGAGGgagcaaaagcagagctgagggctcagcaaagcagctgaatgGGGCAGGGGAGCCCTGAGATAGAAACCACCAGCACAGGATACACGCTCCAGAAGTGAGAAACTAGAAATCAGGAACCTTCTTCAGCCACAGAAAATCTCTTAGCTTAAAATAACGATTCTTCAAGAAATCTGAGAGGGCATCACAGCCACGTCAAAGCATGTGGGGTCCCAGGAAGCATCTGTCACAATCTCAGGAACAACTCAGTCACAGAAGAGTTTGGGTCGGAAGGggcctttaaaggtcatttAGTCCGAacccttgccatgggcagggacatcgggttgcccaaagccccatccaacctggccttgagcacttccagggatccaggggcagccacagcttctctgggcaacctgtgccagggcctcagcaccctcacagggaaggatttcttcatCATATCTCacctaaatctcccctccttcagcttcaggccattccccttgtcctgtcactccctgcccttgtcaccagcccctctccagctttcctgtagcccctttatggactggaaggggctctaaggtctccccgcagccttctcttctccaggctgaaccagcccaactctctcagcctgtctccatagcagaggtcccccaacaccccaagtccttctcctcagggctgctctcaatccattctccgcccagcctggagttgtgcttgggattgccctgacccacgtgcaggaccttgcacttggccttgttgaactccatgtgGTTCGCACAGACCCACTTCtcgagcttgtccaggtccctctggacacatcccttccctccggcGTGTCAGGTCACCTACTTCTTCGGAGCCAAAAGGCTTTGGCTTCAGGGCAGGCACGTGCACCTCCTCATAGCCCTTGCGCTGTCTGCGGAAGGAGCCGTCGGGAAGCTGGCATCGCTTGTTGGCCATGAAGTGACTACCTTCGGCAAACACCAGATCCTCCAAGTCCAGCACCTGCTGTGGAGCCAGCGCCTggaaacagaatggaaaagtgGTGAGGATTAGAGAACAACATTCTCCTGCCATTTTCACCTTGGGactgaaggaaaagcaactGCATCCAACTGGTAAGTGCCTCTTTAGCACATCAGGGGCTTACTCTTGGCATCTGCCTGCCCGTGCCACTTCAAATACTCTTTTTGCGCTTGTCAGAAGGGCCAGGAACAGGTAACTTCAAAGAGTTTTACCTCTCCTCCTTGGTCCGGGTCCTGAATATGGTATTaatccccccaaaacaacccccaaatCAGTCACAGAACTCCTATTCTCTAACTCTCTCTCTAATCCTACGTGCCAATAAATCTGTTGAGCGTCACATTCCAACCCCAGGTAATCAGGAGCTGATCGGAGGCGACCAGGGTGTTTTATTGCAGCAAGGAGGCCCAGGTGCTGTTACAAGACAGTTAACAGCAGcataaaaatgtgaaacttGCAGACATCGgcattttcctggaaaagcagGCATCTCAGTAACTCAAAAATAAGAAGTGGTAAATTTATCGCCCTCTCAGCTGAGTCTGAGTTGCCGTCACCTAAGCAACGTTTCCTATGGTTTCAAGATCCCAGCTGAATCAACAGGCTcctctcacacacacagcaaacaaaacacacatcCCAACAACAACCACAGATGGCGGCGAGGGTCCCACGGTTTCTCCTCTCATCCTGCCTGCGGTTCCCTCTAGCCTTACCCGGATGAGATCTTCCTTCTCCATCTCGTACAGCTGATACGAGAACTTCGACAGCTCAGGATCCCCTTCCGTCTTCCCCATGATCCCTTcttttttggctttgctttgtgTGCTGGCCAGCAAAGCGCAGTACAgggctgaggaaagaaaattaagggaTGGCAGGAGGGGTGAAGGGTTGAACCAAAAGAAAGGAGCAAATGACAAGGCCCAAGCTTTACAAAGCAACACCGATGGCAGTTAAAAAGCCTCGGGTTCTCCCAGAATCACATCAGAACAGCAGGGAAACAACAAAGTGGGACGATTAAAGCAAACACCACTCACTTGTCATCCAGTGTTGTCACAGGACTTTACATTAAAGTCGAAGGTGTTAAAGCCCAGGAGCAGAACAAGCTGGTTCTCACATTCCCGGTCATCACTTGCAGtctgggaggaaaagaagtgaGGAACGAGGGGCTACCTCTGTGCCCCATGGAACAGGAATCCCTGCTTCGCACAGAACAGGACTCAAGTGGAGCTGAACAGCAGCTACACACAAGACTAGGCACCTGGTTCAGAAATCCCATCCTCTCCGACTCCCCTTCTTCCCTGGAGAATCACGATGCCCAGCACACACGGGCATCAGCACCAAAATAAACAGGGAAACAGACCCGACTTACAATGATCTCCCAGCAAAACGCTGACAAAACCCCAATCACCTTCCCCTTAGGAGATTTCTTTGTGAATCAAAACTAAGCCCAACCTAGTCCAGCAGTTATCTATCTTATCGGCAAACATGGTGCATCCATGATGGCATTTAACGGTTTTAATTTGAAGAAACATAGGTAACGAGTTGTTGGGGCAAATTCCTGTCTTCCAGACAGAGAGGATTTGTGAGACTGCTGCAGTCATGCGGATCAGGTGGCCACTGACCTTCAAAGTCTCCAGCACTTCATCCACTTTCTTCTGGGAAACGATGGCATCGTTGTAGAAgagcctcagctgctgctggagccaaAAGGTGTCGATGTCTCGAGGATGCAAATCCTTCTTCAAGCTCATCAGCTCACCGGATGCCACAAGCTTAAGAAAATCCcacaaaaacattattttcctgCAAGAGGAAAGCAGGGCCGTGACCTTTGTGTTATGGAGCAAGGTTTGGGACCCCTCTCGACTCAGAGAACCAGCAGATGCAACTGCGCAGCCACCAGACCTGTTAATTATGTTAATGTTTATTTTGGCCTCCATCGAACAGCTTCAAGGCTCCTCTCCACCCGCAAATGACCTTAACTCCATCCATAGACCAAGAGGATCCCCAACCCTCCTCCGGACGACCCTAAAACCACGTTTCACGTGTTCCTCAGTGACTCACGTTGGCCGAGAAGGTGCAACGGACAACGGCTTTATCTCTCTCCACGTCATCATCGGACGCCCCGTCACACACTTTGCTGTAAATGTCCTCATCGTCTTCCCATTGAAAGAGGATTTCCAGTCAGCGGCTCTTGCAAATATCAAAGAGAAGCTTTTCCTCGACAGAAATTAATCACCTGGCAACTCGTTCCTAAGGGGA encodes the following:
- the LOC104639567 gene encoding U5 small nuclear ribonucleoprotein 200 kDa helicase-like isoform X4, producing the protein MTTLYCALLASTQSKAKKEGIMGKTEGDPELSKFSYQLYEMEKEDLIRALAPQQVLDLEDLVFAEGSHFMANKRCQLPDGSFRRQRKGYEEVHVPALKPKPFGSEELPTSAPRADLRGDYREESNHMLPDNE
- the LOC104639567 gene encoding U5 small nuclear ribonucleoprotein 200 kDa helicase-like isoform X3: MTTLYCALLASTQSKAKKEGIMGKTEGDPELSKFSYQLYEMEKEDLIRALAPQQVLDLEDLVFAEGSHFMANKRCQLPDGSFRRQRKGYEEVHVPALKPKPFGSEEGAGKTNVALVHVARNRETLMLTEPSTWMILRLSASRP